One Nostoc punctiforme PCC 73102 DNA window includes the following coding sequences:
- a CDS encoding undecaprenyl-diphosphate phosphatase, whose amino-acid sequence MEFIQAFILGIVQGITEFLPISSTAHLLIFTKVFGWKELGSKDFVDAIQFGSVIAIVGYFWSLISSIIKGGIEAFKEKDWQREEWKILVGIVVGTLPALIFGFLLKDILPESALIIAIMSIIMALVLALAEKIGTRKRGFDSLQIRDGILVGLGQTLALIPGVSRSGSTLTTALFLGLERDTAAKFSFLLGFPTLTIATLYKSLKIFKSFQAHELPDNIVGLLIVGIISTFIFSYLSIAFLIKYLQTKNTLVFVWYRLAFGSAILAAIAAGWKG is encoded by the coding sequence ATGGAGTTTATTCAAGCTTTTATTTTGGGCATTGTCCAAGGTATTACAGAGTTTTTGCCAATCAGTAGCACTGCACATCTGCTGATTTTTACTAAAGTATTTGGCTGGAAAGAACTAGGTTCTAAAGATTTTGTCGATGCCATTCAATTTGGCAGTGTTATTGCAATTGTGGGGTATTTCTGGTCGCTGATTTCTAGTATTATCAAAGGTGGAATCGAAGCATTCAAAGAGAAAGATTGGCAACGTGAGGAGTGGAAAATTCTGGTCGGTATTGTAGTCGGAACATTGCCTGCCTTAATTTTCGGCTTTCTTTTGAAAGACATTCTACCAGAGAGTGCATTAATTATTGCCATCATGTCAATCATCATGGCACTTGTACTAGCTTTGGCAGAAAAAATTGGCACTCGCAAGCGAGGTTTTGATTCACTGCAAATTCGGGATGGTATTTTAGTTGGATTGGGACAAACACTTGCTTTAATTCCGGGTGTATCTCGTTCTGGCTCAACGTTGACGACTGCCTTATTTTTAGGATTAGAACGCGATACAGCGGCGAAATTCTCATTTTTGTTAGGCTTTCCAACTCTTACCATTGCTACGCTGTATAAAAGTTTGAAAATCTTCAAATCATTTCAAGCCCACGAGTTGCCCGATAACATTGTGGGATTGTTAATTGTAGGGATTATTTCAACCTTTATTTTTTCGTACCTATCAATTGCATTTTTGATCAAATACTTGCAAACCAAAAACACTTTGGTTTTTGTTTGGTATAGATTAGCATTCGGTAGTGCTATTTTAGCTGCGATCGCAGCAGGTTGGAAAGGATAA
- a CDS encoding EAL domain-containing response regulator — MPKILIIEDEEAVRENILDLLEAEDFETIAAANGRIGVHLAICEVPDLILCDMMMPEIDGYGVLTALRQDPSTATIPFIFLTAKSAKSDFRQGMDMGADDYITKPFSRAELLSAIMNRLEKYATLKKYLSTQTRINNLSPKMQLLEICLHRAIKQHKFQEFEIYYQPIVDIASGKIVAAESLLRWQSPELGIVYPTEFIPLAESTGLIVPIGKSVLKSVCKQIKIWRDTGINSLVVTVNLSAIEFNQPDFINKIVNFITINNVQPDDLELELTESMIMQDVNSAIATMSKLQSLGIKIAIDDFGTGYSSLIYLKNLPINTLKIDRYFIHNVANDTQKSAITKALIQMGHNLNLNVIAEGVETEAELAFLRQQNCNSMQGFLFSPPLPAAEFESFLLTNKCLYRNLI, encoded by the coding sequence ATGCCCAAAATTTTAATAATAGAAGACGAGGAAGCAGTCCGTGAAAACATTTTAGATTTGCTAGAAGCTGAGGATTTTGAAACTATTGCTGCCGCTAATGGTAGGATTGGTGTACATTTGGCTATCTGTGAAGTTCCTGACTTAATTCTCTGTGATATGATGATGCCAGAAATTGATGGTTATGGTGTTCTAACAGCGTTACGCCAAGATCCTTCAACGGCAACAATTCCCTTCATTTTTCTCACCGCCAAATCTGCCAAATCTGACTTCCGTCAAGGTATGGATATGGGGGCCGATGACTATATAACTAAGCCATTTAGTCGGGCTGAGTTATTAAGTGCCATCATGAATCGGTTGGAAAAATACGCTACTTTAAAAAAATATTTATCTACTCAGACTAGAATTAACAACTTGTCTCCCAAAATGCAGTTGTTAGAAATTTGCTTGCACCGAGCTATTAAACAACATAAATTTCAGGAATTTGAAATTTATTATCAACCAATAGTCGATATTGCTTCTGGGAAAATAGTAGCTGCTGAAAGTTTATTGCGCTGGCAAAGCCCAGAATTGGGGATAGTTTACCCAACAGAATTTATTCCGTTAGCAGAGTCTACAGGTTTAATTGTTCCAATCGGTAAATCGGTATTAAAAAGTGTATGTAAGCAAATAAAAATCTGGCGTGATACCGGAATTAATTCCTTGGTTGTTACTGTAAATTTATCAGCAATTGAATTTAACCAACCAGATTTTATTAATAAAATAGTCAATTTTATAACTATTAATAATGTGCAACCAGATGACTTAGAGCTAGAACTAACTGAAAGTATGATTATGCAAGACGTAAATAGTGCGATCGCTACTATGAGCAAATTGCAATCATTGGGTATCAAAATTGCGATCGATGATTTTGGTACAGGCTATTCTTCTCTAATTTATCTGAAAAACTTACCAATTAACACCTTAAAAATTGACCGTTATTTTATCCATAATGTTGCTAACGATACACAGAAATCAGCCATTACTAAAGCATTAATTCAAATGGGTCACAATCTCAATCTAAATGTAATCGCTGAAGGGGTAGAGACCGAAGCAGAACTTGCTTTTTTGCGCCAACAAAACTGTAATTCTATGCAAGGTTTTCTATTTAGTCCTCCATTACCAGCAGCAGAGTTTGAAAGTTTTTTATTGACTAACAAATGCTTATATCGTAATCTGATTTGA
- a CDS encoding TIGR03279 family radical SAM protein, with amino-acid sequence MTTINPARITKVLPDSIAAEIGFEAGDAIVAINGTRPRDLIDYQFLCADEVLELEVLDATGKTHSLEIEKDYDQDLGLEFETALFDGLIQCNNRCPFCFIDQQPPGKRTSLYLKDDDYRLSFLYGSYLTLTNLPEREWQRIEQMRLSPLYVSVHATEADVRIRLLKNQRAGQILQQLKWFQKRRLQIHAQVVVCPGINDGKHLEQTLKDLTSFHTGEVPAVASVAVVPVGLTRFRPPEDELIPVTREKAQEVISQVQMLSRQFRQQFGSSVVWLADEWFLIAGEELPSESEYEEYPQIDNGVGSIQLFIKQFATVAAELLPPKVYPQRKLTWVVGNAVEKAFQPILKRLNCVEGLEVNMRALCSDYWGQTISVTGLLTGHDLVLNLEEQDLGDGILLPNVMLKNGELVFLDDMSIEELAGRLNTRIFPLAGVEDLIKTCISDFVQV; translated from the coding sequence ATGACTACCATTAATCCTGCCCGAATTACCAAGGTTCTACCAGACTCAATAGCCGCAGAGATTGGCTTTGAGGCTGGGGATGCGATCGTTGCAATCAATGGTACGCGTCCCCGCGATTTAATTGATTATCAGTTTTTGTGTGCTGATGAAGTTTTGGAACTAGAAGTTTTAGATGCTACTGGTAAAACTCATAGCCTGGAAATCGAAAAAGATTACGATCAAGACTTGGGGCTAGAATTTGAAACTGCCCTATTTGATGGCTTAATTCAGTGCAATAATCGCTGTCCATTTTGCTTTATCGATCAACAGCCACCAGGTAAGCGCACCAGCTTGTACTTAAAAGACGACGATTACCGTCTGAGCTTTTTATACGGTTCTTATCTTACCCTGACCAATTTGCCAGAAAGAGAATGGCAGCGAATTGAGCAAATGCGCTTGTCTCCGTTGTATGTTTCTGTTCATGCGACAGAAGCTGATGTGAGAATTAGGCTGCTAAAAAATCAGCGTGCGGGACAAATTTTGCAACAACTGAAGTGGTTTCAAAAAAGGCGACTACAAATTCATGCTCAAGTTGTTGTTTGTCCTGGTATAAATGATGGCAAACATCTGGAACAAACTCTCAAAGATTTAACTTCTTTTCATACTGGTGAAGTCCCGGCAGTGGCATCGGTGGCAGTTGTGCCAGTTGGGTTGACACGGTTTCGCCCTCCAGAAGATGAACTCATCCCTGTAACTAGAGAAAAAGCTCAAGAAGTGATTTCTCAAGTGCAAATGCTCTCACGGCAATTTCGGCAACAATTTGGTTCTAGCGTTGTTTGGTTAGCCGATGAGTGGTTTTTGATTGCAGGTGAGGAATTACCCAGCGAGTCTGAATATGAAGAATATCCCCAAATTGATAATGGAGTTGGTTCGATTCAACTATTTATCAAGCAATTTGCCACCGTTGCAGCAGAATTACTTCCACCAAAAGTATATCCTCAAAGAAAATTGACCTGGGTAGTGGGCAACGCCGTAGAAAAAGCATTTCAACCAATTTTGAAACGCTTAAATTGTGTTGAAGGTTTAGAGGTCAATATGCGGGCTTTATGTAGTGATTATTGGGGACAAACTATCAGTGTAACCGGATTACTAACTGGTCATGATTTAGTTTTAAATTTAGAAGAGCAAGATTTAGGTGATGGGATTTTGCTACCCAATGTCATGTTAAAAAATGGGGAATTAGTGTTTTTAGATGATATGAGTATTGAGGAATTAGCTGGCAGACTAAATACAAGAATTTTCCCCCTAGCAGGAGTTGAAGATTTAATCAAAACATGCATTTCCGATTTTGTTCAGGTTTAG
- a CDS encoding glycoside hydrolase family 10 protein: protein MKNRKEFHEKANSHIKKAGFFILSFNFLILNNFSILPVTAATEEPVLSVVHSQENANQWTGITDRLQTIGVKYCVIPLTDVKSGADWGDRRILFLPNIETLTPTQAIALEDWMSKGGRLIASGPVGSLSSPGVRQLLRSLLGGYWGFSLSEIEQIKPTKTKIPEWANQTELFGKIRGGVVIPNDMGTESPAVWNSKDNPAAVVTTERTTFLGWRWGTDTASAAELDNAWLKASINHYLTALAPSNRMKKIAGGSPNCSTTVAAAPRGQGAGEQGSRGAEGQSSSSSSSSLPPKTATAPIPRALPIVKPPSSQEAIDQLEQAVRLDVAPNSNEPIDNNQAIALQQELENLIGRVESAHLAVSANAVKEGIGISEGKQTSRHLETYTPQSVKEQPIQLASTKLGGLATSKDQALAQVRVIAKNLPQLIAQKNYALARQQWLAAKTILWQQFPVDRRLAQPEIRAVWLDRGTIVRAGSKAGLAQIFDRLAQTGINTVFFETVNAGYTIYPSQVAKEQNPLIRGWNPLEDAVKLAHERDMELHAWVWTFAAGNQRHNEIINVSPNYPGPVLAAHPDWANYDNLGNMIPVGQTKPFFDPANPEVRQYLLKLYEEIVTRYDVDGLQLDYIRYPFQDPSAGRIYGYGKAARAQFQQLTGIDPINISPSQPELWQKWTAFRTKQVDSFVAKVSEQLRQKRPNLILSVAVFPLPEQERIQKIQQNWETWARRGDVDLIVPMTYALDTSRFQRLAQPWIASKQLGATLLVPGIRLLSLPTIGAFDQLQLVRDLPVSGYALFAAENFNNELQKLFISTQGKVQSTKSEPIPHRQPFQTAAIRYTALQREWKFVFQNDPQERPARTISDFNNQAEVLRSALNQLAASPSPSNLLVAKASLTRFQSQFRVLMSQEIKSNSYQVKVWENRLVTIERLLRYGERRVQLHP, encoded by the coding sequence GTGAAGAATCGGAAAGAGTTTCATGAAAAGGCAAATTCTCACATAAAGAAAGCCGGATTCTTCATTTTAAGTTTTAACTTTTTAATTTTAAATAATTTTAGTATTTTGCCAGTCACGGCGGCGACTGAAGAACCTGTATTGAGCGTAGTGCATAGCCAAGAAAATGCGAATCAATGGACAGGGATAACTGACCGCTTGCAGACGATCGGGGTGAAATATTGTGTAATTCCCCTAACAGATGTCAAGAGTGGTGCAGATTGGGGCGATCGCCGGATATTATTTTTGCCAAACATCGAGACATTAACACCAACCCAAGCGATCGCTCTTGAAGACTGGATGAGTAAGGGAGGGCGTTTAATTGCTAGCGGCCCCGTAGGTAGTTTGTCATCCCCAGGAGTGCGGCAGTTATTGCGATCGCTCTTGGGAGGTTATTGGGGATTCAGCCTTAGTGAAATAGAACAGATCAAGCCCACAAAAACCAAGATCCCAGAATGGGCAAATCAAACCGAACTCTTTGGCAAAATCCGCGGCGGCGTTGTGATTCCTAATGATATGGGCACTGAATCTCCTGCTGTTTGGAATTCCAAAGATAATCCAGCCGCAGTAGTGACAACTGAGCGTACTACCTTTTTGGGCTGGCGTTGGGGAACGGATACAGCCTCAGCAGCCGAGTTAGATAATGCCTGGTTAAAAGCTTCTATCAATCATTATTTAACAGCGCTAGCACCATCGAATCGGATGAAAAAAATAGCAGGAGGTTCCCCAAACTGCTCTACAACAGTAGCGGCTGCACCAAGGGGGCAGGGGGCAGGGGAGCAGGGGAGCAGAGGGGCAGAGGGACAGAGCAGTAGTTCATCTTCCTCATCCCTTCCTCCTAAAACTGCTACTGCTCCCATACCGAGAGCGCTTCCTATAGTTAAACCACCAAGTTCGCAAGAGGCTATTGATCAGCTAGAACAGGCGGTGCGTCTAGATGTTGCACCCAACTCCAATGAGCCGATTGACAACAATCAAGCGATCGCTCTCCAGCAAGAGCTAGAAAATCTCATTGGTCGGGTGGAAAGCGCTCATTTAGCGGTGTCAGCCAATGCGGTTAAGGAAGGCATCGGGATATCTGAGGGAAAACAGACCTCCAGACATCTGGAAACCTATACCCCCCAATCTGTCAAAGAGCAGCCAATACAATTGGCCTCAACTAAATTGGGGGGGCTAGCCACAAGCAAAGACCAAGCCTTGGCACAAGTCAGGGTAATTGCCAAAAACTTACCCCAATTGATTGCTCAAAAAAACTATGCTCTGGCTCGTCAGCAGTGGCTGGCAGCAAAGACAATTTTGTGGCAGCAGTTCCCAGTTGATCGGAGGTTGGCTCAACCAGAAATTCGGGCAGTTTGGTTGGATAGAGGGACGATTGTTCGTGCTGGTAGCAAGGCAGGACTAGCTCAAATTTTTGATCGCCTAGCCCAAACTGGAATTAATACTGTCTTCTTTGAAACTGTTAATGCTGGCTATACCATTTATCCAAGCCAAGTTGCAAAAGAGCAAAACCCCCTAATTCGTGGGTGGAACCCACTAGAAGATGCGGTGAAGTTGGCCCATGAGCGCGACATGGAATTACACGCTTGGGTTTGGACTTTTGCTGCTGGCAATCAACGGCATAATGAGATTATCAACGTTAGTCCAAATTATCCAGGGCCAGTACTGGCGGCTCATCCCGATTGGGCAAACTACGATAATCTTGGCAACATGATTCCCGTTGGCCAGACTAAGCCATTCTTTGACCCAGCCAACCCCGAAGTTCGACAATACTTACTCAAGCTATACGAGGAAATTGTTACTCGCTATGACGTGGATGGTTTACAGCTAGACTACATTCGCTACCCGTTTCAAGATCCATCAGCAGGTCGAATTTATGGCTATGGCAAAGCAGCAAGAGCGCAGTTTCAGCAACTTACTGGCATAGATCCAATCAATATTTCCCCCAGTCAACCAGAACTATGGCAAAAGTGGACGGCATTTCGCACTAAGCAAGTTGATAGCTTTGTTGCGAAAGTATCAGAGCAGTTGCGGCAAAAACGACCGAATTTGATTTTGTCGGTTGCTGTATTTCCTTTGCCAGAACAAGAGCGGATTCAGAAAATTCAACAAAACTGGGAAACTTGGGCAAGACGGGGAGATGTAGATTTAATCGTTCCCATGACTTATGCTCTGGATACTTCTCGCTTCCAACGACTAGCCCAACCCTGGATCGCCTCTAAACAATTGGGAGCTACATTGTTAGTGCCGGGAATTCGCTTACTTTCGTTACCAACAATCGGGGCATTCGATCAACTCCAGTTGGTAAGGGACTTACCAGTTAGTGGTTACGCACTCTTTGCCGCAGAGAATTTTAATAACGAGCTACAAAAACTTTTTATTAGTACCCAAGGTAAAGTTCAATCTACAAAAAGTGAACCGATTCCCCACCGCCAACCTTTTCAAACTGCCGCCATCCGTTACACTGCGCTGCAACGAGAATGGAAATTTGTTTTCCAAAATGACCCACAAGAAAGACCTGCCCGGACAATATCAGATTTTAACAACCAAGCAGAAGTTTTACGCAGTGCTTTAAATCAGCTTGCTGCTTCTCCTTCTCCTAGTAATTTACTAGTGGCAAAAGCCTCTCTAACTCGATTCCAGTCTCAATTTCGAGTATTGATGAGCCAAGAAATTAAGTCGAATTCCTATCAAGTCAAAGTTTGGGAAAATCGGCTTGTAACTATAGAAAGGCTATTGCGTTACGGCGAACGACGGGTGCAGTTGCACCCTTAG
- the psbU gene encoding photosystem II complex extrinsic protein PsbU encodes MKGLARLLTVFSLLLGCWGWLGTTQIAQAASFNSFAFPQVPILAIERQNRADKKLGTEFGKKIDLNNTNVRAFQQFPGLYPTLAKKIITNAPYKNVEDVLDLPGLSDRQKATLQANLDKFTVTELEPAFNEGDDRFNNGIYR; translated from the coding sequence GTGAAAGGATTGGCGCGTTTATTAACAGTGTTTAGTTTGTTACTTGGTTGCTGGGGATGGTTGGGAACAACTCAGATAGCCCAAGCTGCTAGTTTCAACAGTTTTGCTTTTCCTCAAGTGCCAATTCTGGCAATTGAGCGGCAGAATCGGGCAGATAAGAAGCTAGGAACGGAATTTGGTAAAAAAATTGATTTGAATAATACCAACGTCCGAGCTTTTCAACAGTTTCCAGGGCTTTATCCCACCCTGGCTAAGAAAATCATTACAAATGCTCCCTACAAAAATGTAGAGGATGTATTGGATCTTCCAGGATTGAGCGATCGCCAAAAAGCAACCCTGCAAGCCAACTTGGATAAGTTTACCGTGACAGAATTAGAGCCTGCCTTCAACGAAGGAGACGATCGCTTTAACAACGGCATCTACAGATAA
- a CDS encoding DUF3120 domain-containing protein: MINNTLSSYTASTPSIDTELDLADTGQNGIKQLESALSFSPSLPLSISARQNWLVFAAAVFLVSVPVFVEAPIVRSLPTLSLALTAFWVWLSFTLMSRPATYVWGDLLLGFSWSWLAGAIYWGWLRWEPVWHLPVESIGLPFACWCLAKSWGKVGSWFYLGSLFGTVLTDVYFYIADLMPYWRQIMRVDADLAPQILQNALMQVQTPWGQTWAIILALVLLTVGILALGGKQKHWYAFGGAVLSTILVDSLFLLAAIAA, translated from the coding sequence TTGATTAATAATACACTGTCCTCCTACACTGCTTCTACCCCTTCTATTGATACTGAGTTGGATTTGGCTGATACTGGGCAGAATGGCATCAAGCAATTGGAATCTGCACTCTCTTTTTCTCCCTCTTTGCCCTTATCTATTTCTGCCCGACAAAATTGGTTAGTGTTTGCGGCGGCGGTGTTTTTGGTATCAGTGCCAGTATTTGTTGAAGCGCCAATAGTGCGATCGCTACCAACTCTCAGTTTAGCGCTGACAGCATTTTGGGTGTGGCTAAGTTTTACCTTAATGTCACGTCCTGCAACTTATGTCTGGGGCGATTTGCTCTTAGGATTTAGCTGGAGTTGGTTAGCAGGGGCGATTTACTGGGGCTGGTTACGTTGGGAACCTGTATGGCATCTGCCAGTAGAATCTATAGGTTTACCTTTTGCTTGTTGGTGTCTAGCGAAGAGTTGGGGCAAGGTTGGTAGCTGGTTCTATTTAGGATCTTTATTCGGTACAGTTTTAACAGACGTATATTTTTATATAGCAGACTTGATGCCTTATTGGAGACAAATTATGAGAGTAGATGCAGATTTAGCACCACAAATCTTACAAAATGCCCTGATGCAAGTACAAACACCTTGGGGACAAACTTGGGCCATAATTCTTGCCTTAGTACTCTTAACAGTGGGAATTTTAGCTTTAGGTGGAAAGCAAAAACACTGGTATGCCTTTGGTGGTGCAGTTTTAAGCACAATTTTAGTAGACAGCCTATTTTTGTTAGCAGCGATCGCTGCATGA
- the nadB gene encoding L-aspartate oxidase gives MPQIDIPSQFDVLVVGAGAAGLYTALCLPESLRVGLITKETVALSASDWAQGGIAAAVSPEDSPTLHIEDTIRAGAGLCDRTAVEFLAQLAPKCIQSLVDLGVAFDRHGQALALTLEAAHSRNRVLHAADTTGKEVTTTLTAQVLRRPNIQVIQQALALSLWIEPESNRCQGISLFYQGKITWIKAGAVILATGGGGQVFAQTTNPAVSTGDGVAIAYRAGAILRDLEFVQFHPTALTKPGADRFLISEAVRGEGAHLVDNEGRRFAFDYHPAGELAPRDVVSRAIFSHLQRTAVDLATAHVWLDMRPIPADKIRHRFPNIIKVCQHWGVDVFHEPIPVAPAAHYWMGGIVADLMNRTNIKSLYAVGETASTGVHGANRLASNSLLECIVFGAQMSQIELENIGLPSQIPVLPSRKFSVDANEWHIQQAQLETLREKLPRLVWESAGICREQSKLETAIATVESWQQDFAALPLSQFLLALHPTESASFEFPDVERQLRLWAETRNLLDVADLILKSAAFRTESRGGHYRLDYPQPDPNWQVHTLVQRNHWWKSPILS, from the coding sequence TTGCCTCAGATAGATATTCCTAGCCAATTTGATGTTTTAGTAGTCGGCGCTGGTGCTGCTGGACTATACACAGCGCTGTGTCTACCAGAGTCCTTGCGAGTCGGCTTGATTACCAAAGAAACTGTTGCTTTGTCCGCTAGTGATTGGGCACAAGGTGGTATAGCCGCAGCCGTTTCCCCGGAAGATTCTCCTACGCTGCACATTGAAGATACCATCCGGGCAGGTGCAGGTTTGTGCGATCGCACTGCTGTAGAATTTCTCGCACAACTTGCCCCTAAATGCATTCAATCCCTAGTTGACTTGGGGGTTGCTTTTGACCGTCATGGTCAAGCCTTGGCTTTAACTTTAGAAGCTGCCCATTCTCGCAACCGTGTTCTCCACGCTGCGGACACCACAGGCAAGGAAGTTACAACCACTCTCACCGCCCAAGTATTACGTCGCCCGAATATTCAAGTCATTCAGCAAGCTTTGGCTTTGAGTTTGTGGATTGAACCTGAAAGCAATCGCTGTCAGGGAATAAGCTTGTTTTATCAAGGTAAAATCACATGGATTAAAGCTGGTGCTGTGATCTTGGCAACAGGTGGCGGCGGTCAGGTATTTGCCCAAACTACTAACCCGGCTGTGAGTACTGGTGATGGGGTAGCGATCGCATATCGGGCTGGGGCTATCCTCCGCGATTTGGAATTTGTGCAATTTCACCCCACTGCCCTGACTAAACCTGGTGCCGATCGCTTTCTGATTAGCGAAGCTGTACGCGGCGAGGGGGCACACCTTGTTGATAATGAAGGGCGACGTTTTGCCTTTGACTACCACCCTGCGGGTGAACTCGCACCCAGAGATGTGGTCAGTAGAGCAATTTTCAGCCATTTACAACGTACTGCCGTTGATTTAGCGACTGCCCATGTGTGGTTGGATATGCGCCCCATCCCTGCCGACAAGATTCGTCACCGCTTTCCCAACATCATCAAAGTTTGCCAGCATTGGGGAGTTGATGTTTTCCATGAACCAATTCCTGTAGCGCCTGCTGCCCATTATTGGATGGGTGGGATTGTCGCGGATCTGATGAATCGCACGAATATTAAGAGTTTGTACGCGGTGGGTGAAACTGCTAGTACCGGGGTGCATGGGGCAAATCGCCTTGCCAGTAATTCCCTGTTGGAATGTATTGTCTTTGGGGCCCAGATGAGCCAAATAGAGTTGGAAAATATTGGGTTGCCGTCACAAATACCAGTGTTGCCATCACGGAAATTTAGTGTTGATGCAAATGAGTGGCACATCCAGCAAGCACAACTAGAAACACTCAGAGAGAAGTTACCACGTCTAGTTTGGGAAAGTGCTGGTATTTGTCGGGAGCAATCAAAGTTGGAAACTGCGATCGCCACTGTTGAATCTTGGCAACAAGATTTCGCTGCTTTGCCTTTAAGTCAATTCTTGCTTGCTTTACACCCAACAGAATCAGCTAGTTTTGAGTTCCCAGATGTTGAACGACAATTGCGACTTTGGGCAGAAACCCGCAATTTATTAGATGTGGCTGATTTAATTCTCAAAAGTGCTGCTTTTAGAACCGAGAGCCGAGGCGGACACTACCGTTTAGACTATCCTCAACCAGACCCCAATTGGCAAGTTCACACACTTGTCCAAAGAAATCATTGGTGGAAATCTCCAATATTATCTTGA